TATTGCAGCAACAAATACTACAATTGTTAAAATAATGCAAAAAATAAACGGGTCCGGAAGGAATCTGTTAACTAAAGTAACACAACCATTTGTTAGTTTTTTAAACATAAAAACAACTCCTCTCTAGATTTAATTTGACAAGGTTAATTGACAAATACATATAAAGGGTTGCCTATGTAAAATTATAAATAACGGATGTATAATTGGCTTTTTAACACATAAATATACATACAGCAACAAATTATTTGTACTGCCTACTGTACTATTATACACCCTTCTTCTGTTATGTCAACATTTGGAAAACAGTAAAAACAGCTAGAGAAATACCATATATAGCGTCTCTCTAGCTGTACCTTGCTTTGAAAGCCCAAATATTGTATTAAATTCTGCCTCGCTTAACAATTTCCGTGATTACATACGAAGCTACATGCTCTGCATACGTATGCGGTCCGAATCCGGCATCATAGCCCAATTCCTGAGCGAGCTCATGAGAGATTCTAGGTCCGCCGCAGATCAGAAGGATCTTATCTCTCAGGCCTTCTGCTTCCATCAGTTCAACCATATTCGTCAAGTTCTGGATATGAACATCTTTCTGCGTTACAGTCTGAGAAACCAGAATAGCATCCGCCTTTACTTCGATAGCCTTGGCAATCAGTTCTTCATTCGGAACCTGGCTTCCCATGTTGATGGCTTTAACATTTTTGAATCTTTCAAGACCAAAGTGTCCGTGGAAGCCCTTCATATTCATGATAGCATCGATACCTACCGTATGGGCATCTGTACCTGTGCTGGCTCCGACCATTACAACTTCTCTCTTGATATTCTGTTCAATGTATTCTCCGCACGCAACTCTGTCCATGATCTCTACATCAACCTTTGGAACTTTAATGGTCGTATAGTCGATTGTGTGCTGAGCCTTTCCGTATACGATGAAGAAGGTGAATCCGCCGCCCATATCTTTGGAATATACGCAGTTCGGTTCCGTAACGCCCATCTGTTTTACATAGTTTTTAGCTGCTTCACTGGCTTCTTCACCAAAAGGAACCGGTAATGTAAATGCAAATTCCATCTGTCCGTCATTTAGTGTGTCGCCATAAGGTTTAACCTTTGTTAAATCAATATTGTTATTCGCTGTGTTGCAATTACAAGTCATTATTTTGCACCTCCCATCATTAGTGGAATGAATGGATTGAAGTACCCTTCACCCTTCACGCATACGCCGTCAAGACCTTTTCCGCCGTCTCTAGGTCTCTTAACGCCGCCAAAAATACCTTTTTCAATCGTTGTAAACAGGCTTTCTTCTTCTACCTGATGCAGAAGCTTGTCTGCCTTGTCAAGAACTTCCTGAGCTCTCTTCTGGATGATACCATCCTTCTTGAATTCAACTTCGCTGCCCAGATCTCTTGCATTATTGAAAATATACTGAGCATTTTCGATTGAAAGGTATCTGTCGTGCATGTGTGGGGTGTGAATTGCTTCTGTAGGCATACCTAACAGCTGTAATGATTGACCTGTCCAAATTGAAATTAAATTGAACAGTGCATCCTGAATGTGTCCCTTAAAGATGTTTCCTGTCATGAACTTTGTCGGAGGCATATACTTCAATGAAGCGTTCGGGAAGATTTCTTTCGCCATTTCTGCCTGAGCTAATTCATATAAGAAACCGTTCTCCATATCCGGATCCATTTCAAAGGCATGTCCAAGACCCATCTGGCCTTCTTTTACATTAGCAATAACAGCGAACTGTTCGTTAATGAACTGGGAAGCTGTTACCGTATGTGCTGCTTCATACGCATCATCTGTAGTCAGGTAGTTATCTTCACCGGAGTTAAAGATAATATCGCAGTAACCGATGATTACTCTGGAGAAGAACTGGTCGACCAGTGTTCTCTGCATATTGATATCTCTGAACAGAATACCGTAAATGGCGTCATTCAACATAACGTCAAGTCTCTCGATAGCACCCATTGCAGCGATTTCAGGCATGCATAGACCAGATGAATAGTTACATAATCGAATGTATCTTCCAACTTCTTCGCCCACCTCATCCAATGCTTTTCTCATAATTCTGAAGTTTTCCTGAGTAGCATACGTACCGCCGAAACCTTCCGTAGTAGGGCCGTAAGGAACATAGTCCAGCAAGCTCTGTGCCGTTGTTCTGATTACAGCGATGATATCCGCACCCTGTCTTGCAGCAGCCTGAGCCTGTGTAACGTCTTCATAGATGTTACCGGTAGCTACGATTACATACAGGTACGGTCTTTTTCCTTCGCCTAATTTGTCAAGATATTCATTTCTCTTTGCAGTCTGAGCTTTAATCTTGTCTAATGTTGCAAGTACAACAGGCATGATCTTCGCTTCTGCATCTTCTTTGGAAGCCATCGGAAGCTTTGTGATCTCCAACTGACCTGCCGCCATTTTTTCTGCAATTTCCTGCGGGGCAAGACCCGTCTGAATCATGGCATTGCCTATCCAATAAGCCACGCCGGTAGGAAGTCCGCCTGCCTCTTTAATCTGGTCTACTACAACATTTGGAAGCGGAGTTTCTACTTCGTCAATTCCGTCAATTCCCAAAAGACGCAGAACAGTTCTCTCTGTACTTACCGTAGTATGTCTGTCAATGAATTCCTGCATACTCTGTGCAATTCTTGCTGCGCTTGAACGTGCACTGTCAACTTTCTTTGGATCTAAGTTTAGCTTATTTGCTGCCATCCTTTTCATTCCTCCTCTTTGCTTTATTTTTCACCGATGGAAAAATAGGTGCAATAAAAATAACTTATTTAATAAACTCTTTGGCTCTATTGATGATTTCATCATTTAGTCCCAATATTTTTGCAATGTTCAGAGCATCCTTCGGAATCTCTTCCTCCCGCTCCACAGTCTTTAATCTATAATCCATATATCTGGAAATAATATTAATACGTTCTTTTCTATCCGCATATTTAATTTCCTTATCCAGTCTATTAAAATCAGCGTTTTCAAGCCCTATGACCTGCATGGTCTTGACCATGCTCCTTTGTGACAAATTGTCAAAATGGGTCGTTATCAGAGTTATATAAGGTCTTTCTTGCAGATATTCGATTAAACTTCTGGTCAGTGCCAATCCCTCAACAGGATTTGTGCCGCTAGCAATTTCGTCAATAAGAATCAACGACTGGGATTTGCTGTTGTCCAATATTTCTTTCAGTTCTTCCATTTCACTTCCAAAGCTGGAAAGGCCTCTTTCCAGACTCTGACTGTCCCCAATCAAAATCTGAATAAAATTGCACAGTCCCACTTTGGCCCAATCGCAAGGGACAAAAAAACCGTACTGAGTCAGTAGCTGAACCAGCCCTGCCAACTTAAGGCTGACGGTCTTGCCGCCCATATTCGCCCCCGTTATGCAGGAAACGCCGTCTGCAAGAGACATGCTTACAGGACAATACTTTTTGCCTTTGGATATTAAAATGTCTTCGACCTCCAGATGTCTGCCTTCTTTAAACTCTAATATATGCTCCTTCACAATTTCAGGCCGGATGCAGTGATGTTCTTCGGCATATACGACCTTACCCATTGTAAAATCCAGCTGCCCCATCTTACTACAATTTCCTGAAATCAGGTTTTTATTCTTATAGATTTCTTTTGATAACTGTTCACGTACTTTCAGCTCTTCCTCTTCGATCTGCTCCGTCAACTGATTCATTTTAGTGATCAGCCGGTCAGCCTCCTCAGAGGGCTTGACCCCGAACGTAATGTTTACGTAATCCTGATCTTTTATCAGTAGTTCAGGAATCGTTTTGAGCTTTTCAACCTGTTCCACTTTCATTTTTGAAACAATACATTCAAATTTAGGTGTTATATCCAGATTATATTTTTCTTCCAAATACATTTTGGTTTTCTTTTGTGCCTTGCGGGCAGCAATCTCGTATTCACGCTTTTGCTTCCTCAACGGGCCCAGATTTTCAGAAAACTGGTCATATATGTAAAAGGTGTTTATCCGTTCTTCACCGGGATCCAGCGTATTGAGAATTTCCTCAATATTATCCAGCATGAATTCTTTCAAAACATATTCTTGATTTTCCAGTAAAAGCTTTCTTATCTTTTCCATTATGATCAGCAGACTTTTCAGTTCAAAAAGTTCTACGACAGACAGTGTACTGTTTCCGGATCTTTCCAGCGTATAGGTGCAGTCCTTTGTTTCCATAAAGCATTCATATAAAATGTCTTTTAATTTCGGTTTTTGATTCAGCATCTTGGAGATCTGCTCCATTTTGGAAAATTCTCTCTCAAGTGCTTCCTCCTGTCCCGGCATATACGGCTCCAGCTCTTTCATAATCTTTGTGCCAAAAGGAGTTGCAGTGTAGATACTCTGCATAACATAA
This region of Aminipila luticellarii genomic DNA includes:
- the kamC gene encoding lysine 5,6-aminomutase reactivase ATPase KamC, with amino-acid sequence MRLANVKTRKETGLSYVMQSIYTATPFGTKIMKELEPYMPGQEEALEREFSKMEQISKMLNQKPKLKDILYECFMETKDCTYTLERSGNSTLSVVELFELKSLLIIMEKIRKLLLENQEYVLKEFMLDNIEEILNTLDPGEERINTFYIYDQFSENLGPLRKQKREYEIAARKAQKKTKMYLEEKYNLDITPKFECIVSKMKVEQVEKLKTIPELLIKDQDYVNITFGVKPSEEADRLITKMNQLTEQIEEEELKVREQLSKEIYKNKNLISGNCSKMGQLDFTMGKVVYAEEHHCIRPEIVKEHILEFKEGRHLEVEDILISKGKKYCPVSMSLADGVSCITGANMGGKTVSLKLAGLVQLLTQYGFFVPCDWAKVGLCNFIQILIGDSQSLERGLSSFGSEMEELKEILDNSKSQSLILIDEIASGTNPVEGLALTRSLIEYLQERPYITLITTHFDNLSQRSMVKTMQVIGLENADFNRLDKEIKYADRKERINIISRYMDYRLKTVEREEEIPKDALNIAKILGLNDEIINRAKEFIK
- the kamD gene encoding lysine 5,6-aminomutase subunit alpha; protein product: MAANKLNLDPKKVDSARSSAARIAQSMQEFIDRHTTVSTERTVLRLLGIDGIDEVETPLPNVVVDQIKEAGGLPTGVAYWIGNAMIQTGLAPQEIAEKMAAGQLEITKLPMASKEDAEAKIMPVVLATLDKIKAQTAKRNEYLDKLGEGKRPYLYVIVATGNIYEDVTQAQAAARQGADIIAVIRTTAQSLLDYVPYGPTTEGFGGTYATQENFRIMRKALDEVGEEVGRYIRLCNYSSGLCMPEIAAMGAIERLDVMLNDAIYGILFRDINMQRTLVDQFFSRVIIGYCDIIFNSGEDNYLTTDDAYEAAHTVTASQFINEQFAVIANVKEGQMGLGHAFEMDPDMENGFLYELAQAEMAKEIFPNASLKYMPPTKFMTGNIFKGHIQDALFNLISIWTGQSLQLLGMPTEAIHTPHMHDRYLSIENAQYIFNNARDLGSEVEFKKDGIIQKRAQEVLDKADKLLHQVEEESLFTTIEKGIFGGVKRPRDGGKGLDGVCVKGEGYFNPFIPLMMGGAK
- the kamE gene encoding lysine 5,6-aminomutase subunit beta is translated as MTCNCNTANNNIDLTKVKPYGDTLNDGQMEFAFTLPVPFGEEASEAAKNYVKQMGVTEPNCVYSKDMGGGFTFFIVYGKAQHTIDYTTIKVPKVDVEIMDRVACGEYIEQNIKREVVMVGASTGTDAHTVGIDAIMNMKGFHGHFGLERFKNVKAINMGSQVPNEELIAKAIEVKADAILVSQTVTQKDVHIQNLTNMVELMEAEGLRDKILLICGGPRISHELAQELGYDAGFGPHTYAEHVASYVITEIVKRGRI